The Hymenobacter sp. 5317J-9 genome has a window encoding:
- the gatA gene encoding Asp-tRNA(Asn)/Glu-tRNA(Gln) amidotransferase subunit GatA gives MKRFQSLSEVRSELAAGTTSCRQLVEYYLGNIERQNPTLNAFLEVWPDEARAQADAVDAKLAAGTAGPLAGMVIGLKDVLAYAGHSLQSSSLMLDGFKSLFTGTAVQRLLDADAILIGRQNCDEFAMGGSNESSYFGPARNAVDPARVPGGSSGGSAVAVQADMCLASIGSDTGGSVRQPAAFCGVVGFKPTYSRISRYGLVAFASSFDQIGPITRSVADAALLLEVMAGPDGMDSTASQREVPKYSELLTPAPHYRIGYIADAVESEGLNPEIKSALETQLELLRGQGHVVEAVKFPYLDYMIPTYYILTTAEASSNLGRFDGVKYGYRAPDATDLESLYKKSRAQGFGAEVQRRILLGTFVLSASYYDAYYTKAQRVRRLIKEKTDELLRQYDFLVLPTTPTTAFKIGEKQDPVSMYLADIFTVQASLAGVPAISVPVGEDAAGLPIGLQVMAGAFREAELLAFASTLTEEVVT, from the coding sequence TTGAAGCGTTTTCAGTCTTTATCCGAAGTTCGTAGCGAGCTGGCGGCGGGCACCACGTCCTGCCGCCAGCTCGTTGAGTATTACCTGGGCAACATCGAGCGCCAGAACCCCACCCTCAATGCCTTCTTGGAAGTGTGGCCCGACGAGGCCCGCGCCCAGGCCGACGCCGTGGACGCCAAGCTGGCCGCCGGCACCGCCGGGCCGCTGGCCGGCATGGTCATCGGCCTGAAGGACGTGCTGGCCTACGCCGGGCATTCGCTGCAAAGCAGCAGCCTGATGCTGGACGGCTTTAAGTCGCTCTTCACGGGCACGGCCGTGCAGCGCCTGCTCGACGCCGACGCCATCCTCATCGGCCGGCAGAACTGTGACGAGTTTGCCATGGGCGGCTCCAACGAAAGCTCCTACTTTGGCCCGGCCCGTAACGCCGTGGACCCGGCCCGGGTGCCCGGCGGCTCGTCGGGCGGCTCGGCGGTGGCCGTGCAGGCCGATATGTGCCTGGCCTCGATTGGGTCCGACACGGGCGGCTCGGTGCGCCAGCCGGCGGCATTTTGCGGCGTGGTGGGCTTCAAGCCCACGTACTCGCGCATCTCGCGCTACGGGCTGGTAGCTTTCGCCTCGTCGTTCGACCAGATTGGGCCCATCACCCGCTCGGTGGCCGATGCTGCGCTGCTGCTGGAAGTAATGGCCGGCCCCGATGGCATGGACAGCACTGCCAGCCAGCGCGAAGTGCCCAAGTACAGTGAGCTGCTCACGCCCGCGCCGCACTACCGCATCGGTTACATCGCCGACGCCGTGGAGAGCGAGGGCCTGAATCCCGAAATCAAGTCGGCGCTGGAAACGCAGCTGGAGCTGCTGCGCGGCCAGGGCCACGTGGTGGAAGCCGTGAAGTTTCCCTACCTCGACTACATGATTCCGACCTACTACATCCTCACCACCGCCGAGGCCAGTTCCAACCTGGGCCGCTTCGACGGGGTGAAGTACGGCTACCGCGCCCCGGATGCCACGGATTTGGAGTCGCTCTACAAGAAAAGCCGGGCCCAGGGTTTTGGGGCTGAAGTGCAGCGCCGCATTCTGCTGGGCACCTTCGTGCTCAGCGCCAGCTACTACGACGCCTACTACACCAAGGCCCAGCGCGTGCGCCGGCTCATCAAGGAGAAAACCGATGAGCTGCTGCGCCAGTACGATTTCCTGGTGCTGCCCACCACGCCTACCACAGCCTTTAAGATTGGCGAGAAACAGGACCCGGTGTCGATGTACCTGGCCGATATTTTCACGGTGCAGGCCTCGCTGGCCGGCGTGCCCGCCATTTCGGTGCCGGTAGGGGAAGACGCCGCCGGCCTGCCCATCGGCCTGCAGGTGATGGCCGGCGCCTTCCGCGAGGCTGAGCTGCTGGCGTTTGCCAGCACGCTCACGGAGGAAGTGGTGACATAA